From one Halomarina ordinaria genomic stretch:
- a CDS encoding LLM class flavin-dependent oxidoreductase, translating to MSNSMYFELDFGIFAQPAWRPHTNWTLALDQMVEEAQLADKLGFDEYWVGEHHSGGHETVPLPEMQLARIAQVTDRIKLMPATVNLPYDIHDPFAVAERLAFLDQISHGRTILGFGGGALMSDMEMFNATDDEMKDRMWEAIDVIETYLDAEEPTDYDGEFYQYEARMVQFPTYQEEPLSSVAGLTSRSTFYNAAKDGHRPLSISFIPMEAPNNPACVSLEEAGEAIEEGAREAGRDPAKARQSWCITREVYVAESKEQALEDLRSGIEGYYEYMFDIGLAPFMKRDADQEVEDLTVEWMVENVPFLIGSPDDVVKQIKALHDRVGPFGQLLINHHDWGLPQYKWNQSLEWFAEEVIPAFQSRLGPRAYSKQQVTTYEEPVPDEDVFKIGPQDTLAADD from the coding sequence GTGTCAAACAGCATGTACTTCGAACTCGACTTCGGCATCTTCGCACAACCAGCGTGGCGACCACACACGAATTGGACGCTCGCACTCGACCAGATGGTCGAGGAAGCACAACTCGCGGACAAACTGGGGTTCGACGAGTACTGGGTCGGGGAACACCACAGCGGTGGACACGAGACGGTCCCCCTCCCCGAGATGCAACTCGCGCGGATCGCGCAGGTCACGGACCGGATCAAGTTGATGCCGGCGACGGTCAACCTCCCGTATGACATCCACGACCCCTTCGCGGTCGCAGAACGGCTCGCGTTCCTCGACCAGATCTCTCACGGACGGACGATTCTCGGGTTCGGTGGCGGCGCGCTGATGAGCGACATGGAGATGTTCAACGCCACCGACGACGAGATGAAAGACCGGATGTGGGAGGCCATCGACGTCATCGAGACGTACCTCGACGCCGAGGAACCTACCGACTACGACGGCGAATTCTACCAGTACGAAGCTCGGATGGTCCAGTTCCCGACGTACCAGGAGGAACCGCTCTCGTCCGTGGCCGGCCTCACCTCCCGGAGTACGTTCTACAACGCCGCGAAGGACGGCCACCGCCCCTTGAGCATCAGCTTCATCCCGATGGAGGCGCCGAACAATCCCGCCTGCGTCAGTCTCGAAGAAGCGGGGGAGGCCATCGAAGAAGGGGCGAGAGAGGCGGGACGTGATCCAGCGAAAGCACGACAGAGCTGGTGTATCACCCGTGAAGTGTACGTCGCAGAGAGCAAAGAACAGGCACTCGAGGACCTCCGAAGTGGCATCGAGGGCTACTACGAGTACATGTTCGACATCGGGCTTGCTCCGTTCATGAAACGGGACGCCGATCAGGAGGTCGAGGACCTGACGGTCGAATGGATGGTCGAGAACGTTCCGTTCCTCATCGGGTCGCCGGACGATGTCGTCAAACAGATCAAAGCGCTCCACGATCGGGTCGGTCCGTTCGGCCAGCTCCTCATCAACCACCACGACTGGGGCCTGCCCCAGTACAAGTGGAACCAGTCACTCGAGTGGTTCGCGGAGGAGGTCATTCCAGCATTCCAATCCCGTCTCGGTCCACGGGCCTATTCCAAACAGCAAGTCACGACCTACGAGGAGCCGGTTCCCGACGAGGACGTCTTCAAAATCGGGCCACAAGACACGCTCGCTGCTGACGACTAG